The Syngnathus typhle isolate RoL2023-S1 ecotype Sweden linkage group LG11, RoL_Styp_1.0, whole genome shotgun sequence genome contains a region encoding:
- the klhdc8a gene encoding kelch domain-containing protein 8A has protein sequence MAVPSAREFHWQSLARLPSGRVYHSLSEVGGQMYMLGGCDAAGSPCATLELYSPEGDRWIGLPSMPTPRAGAAVAVFGKQILVVGGVGPHQRPVKVVETYNTDEGRWRKRSALREALMGLSVTLKDGRALAVGGMGADLLPRNILQQYDFRKDVWALLPPMPTPRYDANTRLLDDKLYVAGGRQCKRPVKAFEMYDTETRSWTALPMLSCKRSYAGVLWDNGGRLCLLGGLRQGAGHQTSKFTNNVHIFDCKQGMWLKSDETVSLKKKRADFVTALLRGRMVVAGGLGHEPSALDTVEAFHPLKKKWEPLASMTFPRCSASSIVIRDRLLVVGGVNQVPSSAHEILYVKEEEYL, from the exons ATGGCGGTGCCTTCAGCTCGCGAGTTTCATTGGCAGAGCCTGGCCCGACTGCCCAGCGGCCGCGTCTACCACTCTCTCTCCGAGGTGGGAGGGCAGATGTACATGCTGGGGGGCTGCGACGCTGCAGGGAGCCCATGCGCCACCTTGGAACTCTACTCCCCagag GGCGACCGCTGGATAGGCCTGCCCTCCATGCCCACCCCACGTGCTGGAGCTGCTGTGGCAGTCTTTGGGAAACAGATCCTTGTGGTGGGGGGAGTGGGACCACACCAGAGACCGGTCAAGGTGGTGGAAACGTATAACACAGATGAAgggaggtggaggaagaggagcgccCTGCGAGAGGCCCTGATGGGCTTGTCCGTAACTCTAAAAG ATGGCCGCGCTCTTGCAGTGGGCGGAATGGGTGCCGACCTGCTCCCTCGTAACATCCTTCAACAGTACGACTTTCGTAAGGATGTGTGGGCTCTGCTTCCTCCCATGCCCACCCCGCGCTATGATGCCAACACGCGTTTATTGGATGACAAACTCTATGTAGCAG GCGGGCGGCAGTGTAAGCGGCCCGTGAAGGCTTTCGAGATGTACGACACGGAGACGCGCTCGTGGACGGCGCTTCCCATGCTGTCGTGTAAGCGCTCCTATGCGGGTGTGTTGTGGGACAATGGCGGGAGGCTGTGTTTGCTGGGAGGTCTGCGCCAGGGAGCAGGACATCAGACGTCAAAGTTTACCAACAATGTCCACATTTTTGACTGTAAACAAG GTATGTGGCTGAAGTCAGATGAGACCGTGTCCTTGAAGAAAAAGAGAGCTGACTTTGTCACTGCTTTGCTGCGTGGACGCATGGTGGTAGCGGGTGGATTAG GTCATGAGCCCTCTGCACTGGACACAGTGGAGGCTTTTCATCCTCTGAAGAAAAAGTGGGAGCCATTGGCTTCCATGACGTTCCCCCGCTGCTCTGCCTCCTCCATCGTCATCAGAGATCGACTTCTAGTCGTGGGTGGAGTCAACCAG GTGCCCAGTTCAGCCCATGAGATACTCTATGTCAAAGAAGAGGAGTATTTGTAG